The Vicinamibacterales bacterium sequence TTGCCGTCATCAACCCGATCGGCGGCTCGACCGGCCGCTACGCGCGCCTCGGCGACATCGTCACCGCGTCGGTCAAGGAAGCGACGCCCGAGTCGAACGTGAAGAAGGGGTCCGTCGTCAAGGCGGTGATCGTGCGGACCGTCAAGGAGCAGCGCCGCAAGGACGGCAGCTACATCCGGTTCGATCGCAACGCCGCCGTGCTGGTCAACGACCAGAACGAGCCGATTGGGACTCGCGTGTTCGG is a genomic window containing:
- the rplN gene encoding 50S ribosomal protein L14; this encodes MIQMRSILDVADNSGARKIAVINPIGGSTGRYARLGDIVTASVKEATPESNVKKGSVVKAVIVRTVKEQRRKDGSYIRFDRNAAVLVNDQNEPIGTRVFGPVARELRERRFMKIISLAPEVL